The Camelina sativa cultivar DH55 chromosome 18, Cs, whole genome shotgun sequence DNA window CGTTGCCTTTGGTGCTCACTTCAATTTTCTCACCTGAAGACTAATTTCATctcaaaactttgtttttttcttctttggttcgAACCACTTGTCACATTTATCCCATGAAAACACATGTACTCAACCTTACCATAACAGTACAATTTATTCATTCACATCATCACTTTCTTTTTGGTGAAACTGAAATATAATCAAGATATATAATAATCACAAATCTCCCATTCATAGTCTcagaaatttacatttttttttccttctcatcatGACCTAGAATTGGAACAAAACTGGTGAATGATAAACTtacaactaaaaacaaaacctaagcAAAAGCTGAGATTAAGAAATACACAAATCACTTCCTAACAATCCAATTccaatttcttttaaattttcttcCACTGTAAGGATTACTAGGTCTAATCTCATTATGTAGAGTTCCAACCCGACCGATTACCCGGCGCAACCGGGTCAGATGCTTCAAACAGTTCTTCAAGAAACTGTTTCACAATAGACGATCgatcctctgtttttgtctcGTCACTtccctctgttttttttttctctcaatgtGTCGTCGTACTGTTACTTTCATTACTCTGTCGCACCACCTTATCACTACCCTTCACGTCATCAGCTACAtattcatcattttcatcatcaCAGGTACAAGTTTTTTCCGCCGGCGTAGCCAAGTAAGTAGGTTTAACATCACCGGCCATAATCACCAAGAACTTCTCCGGCAAAGCTACTACAGGCTTCACGGCCATCTTTTCAGGTTTCGCATCTCCAGCCTCGAGATCTCTCTGGTCTTCCTCACCGTCGAGGTAACCGGAGAGACGCCAGTAAGAGCAAGCGAGGATTAGAAGAGCAAAAGCTATGAGACCAAGCATCGCAGCTAAACCACCAAAGAGATAAGGAACGGGTGAATGCCACGGTGAGTGAGGTCCTCCCATGGTGGTTCTGTTTCCGTCGACGTTTTCTCTCGGAGGGTAGTATTGTCTTCCTTCCATTTTTTTGCTAacaaagagacagagagagagagagaaaaataaaggtGGCTTTGTTTGTgaatagagaaaatataaattttggtgtgaggaggaagatgagtgAGGAAGGGTTTTATAGAAGAGAATAAGCAAATTAACGTTGTGGATTGTGTGTGACGtataaatttcatttaaaaaataaaaaaaatttgcgtATGAGATTTGTGTAAGTAAATTCAtggaattttttattattattttatatacttttgttttgtagagTAAGTTTATACAAAAAGGCAGTATGAATTCAGTTTTCGTTTATCAATTATCATCAATGATTATATGGAGTCGTGACGTGAGTGCATAACTTATGTTCTGTCTTATTTTTTGCCGTTTGCTAAAGTAATTGAGGTGGTGTATCCAAAAGGACTAACCCATACATatgttgtaaaaataaaatacaacatttagcagttttttttttttctctcctatAAATATCAAATACACTTTTAACATAAACCTTGAGAtcacaagttttgttttgttttagttttaggtAATATTCATATGTGTGTTATGTAGTGTTTTGAGAATAAGTTTAGATGCATAGATGAGGTTATATGTTACATCGAATACATATAGGCTGTAGCGAGACGTGTAATGGTGAGTTTGCGCTGGTTAGGTACTGGTGAATGTTTGGGACCCAAACACATTTTAATGTAGTCTGTTTCTTAATCAGTATTCCATGCTACTTTTAAGCTTAATCAGTggataatttcaaaaaaaataccTTCGATTCAATCATACTTTGAGGATAAACGAAGGCATTATAATATTAGTAATCATTTATTGTAACATTTAAACACTGTTTTAGATAATTTAACTAACCATTCACATAGTGTCGAATCCACTCGAATTAAATATGGTATGACTTTATGAAAATATCTTCTTAGTGGTTATAGAGTCTTCATTAGCGACAACTTAAGCAGCTTAAAGATTAACACATCTACTTATTTACTATTTCTTTCTCTGATATGAGTTGAGAAGTAAAACCTAATGATTGATGATGGTAGctaaattaaagaaacactctgaagaagagagaaggttTAAAGAGGCAATTTAAGGGGAATAAGATAAGGACAAGAGACTGACCAAAAACGGTTCCGTTAAAGCCGCTAGATTTTAGGTGAGCGATGCAAACGTGAAGGGATAGCCGGAAACGTAATAACCGTTAACGCCAAACAAGTAAAGTGAACGTTACCTAAAACAACTCAAAATACATGTTTTCTTCTAATGTTCTTATTTCAGTTCCAGTATGTATATATCAATAACCGACATTATTGCAGCTCCAGCATATTGATTTTATATCTATCTACCAGTGAAACCTAGCGATGTGTGTACGTATTATCATAAATCACGTGAACACATAAATCTTTCGAGAAttggaaaatataatattgttagtaaaaaaaacaaaaaaaaaaagaagcagaaggtAGCCCACCCACCACCATGAAATGCTTTTCAACAAGTGACTAAcgattttatgatatatatataaaagtgtaCTATGCAGCGAAATCATCACTCTAACAAGAACATACCAAATTTTgcgttttaaaattattttgatgtaaAGATTAGAAGAATAcaaaaatgtatacatattaaaaaaaagggaaaagtggAAAACCCCAATGAAAAAAGCTGAAAACAACATACCAAACCATATCCCTGTTGAGGCCTCAATTATCTCATGAATgctaaagatatataaatctattgttttttgtgcaaataaaagaaatattcaattgaaaatatataaatgactaTATGAGATAAACTGCAAGGGTTAAGGGTCCCATGCTTCGCACAGTCTATATGGATCAAAGTTTATTTGGTCAAGTTCCTATCAATTGCTTTTTCTCGATTAGTCAAACACATTGAGAAAACGATTACAACAAATCAATGAGAACAACACACAACTCACTCTTTATGATTTTCATAAGTTTGTTTCACTTGTTTAAAAGATAGAGTTGAAACTCTTAAGGCTACTTGTTTAAAGACAACAGATCgttacatatatcatatatgtgttCTATAAAAT harbors:
- the LOC104761854 gene encoding protein GLUTAMINE DUMPER 3-like — encoded protein: MEGRQYYPPRENVDGNRTTMGGPHSPWHSPVPYLFGGLAAMLGLIAFALLILACSYWRLSGYLDGEEDQRDLEAGDAKPEKMAVKPVVALPEKFLVIMAGDVKPTYLATPAEKTCTCDDENDEYVADDVKGSDKVVRQSNESNSTTTH